One segment of Ricinus communis isolate WT05 ecotype wild-type chromosome 8, ASM1957865v1, whole genome shotgun sequence DNA contains the following:
- the LOC8263917 gene encoding protein MCM10 homolog gives MSSHQDDLDLLLSLQDRVLETPPGSPSNLNANSLGFLSDDESPRRRGQADLSVFRDAVQDCLNHHDLKPVGKAEKLKQSRKSNEAHIEKYSGLRIRNQLVTPAELSERFSDIRFVRLPAIKNLLVGDTISGCWATVGVLTEKGNPRTSSVGKSYSIWKIGCLDENTISLFLFGDAYQQNCKEQAGTVFALFNCTVRKDNTGGFSLSLYSPNQVLKMGTSTDYGVCKGKRKDGMSCTSVINKRQGIYCRFHKSKASEIFSTKRTELKGGNLRTAFRDPLKSQGIHIIDPLADRTNNKNSRQPVQFLSVEGLKKALSNADKVTTNTFSQGIRFLNEITGKMKPKNLTKVSATSNQQTTNSDKRKSSTLKVGATVIVKKESDAKRAKTNQGQASADNAKQGTGKMIELDIYGSDEEI, from the exons ATGTCAAGCCATCAAGATGACCTAGACCTCCTCCTTTCTCTCCAAGATCGTGTCTTGGAAACCCCTCCTGGATCTCCTTCGAATCTCAATGCCAATTCACTAg GGTTTCTATCGGATGATGAGTCACCTAGGAGAAGAGGGCAGGCAGATTTGTCTGTATTTAGAGATGCTGTTCAAGATTGCCTTAATCATCACGACCTAAAACCAGTTGGGAAAGCAGAAAAACTTAAGCAGTCAAGGAAGTCAAATGAAgctcatattgagaaatattctGGTTTAAGGATAAG GAATCAATTGGTCACTCCTGCAGAGCTTAGTGAGCGTTTCTCAGATATTCGTTTTGTCCGATTACCGGCTATTAA AAATCTATTGGTAGGAGACACTATTTCAGGATGTTGGGCAACTGTTGGAGTGTTAACTGAGAAGGGAAATCCAAGGACTAGTTCTGTAGGGAAGAGCTATTCTATATGGAAAATTGGGTGTTTAGATGAAAACacaatttctcttttcttatttggtGATGCTTATCAGCAAAACTGCAAGGAGCAGGCAGGCACAGTTTTTGCACTATTTAATTGTACAGTTCGCAAGGACAACACG GGAGGTTTTTCTTTGAGTCTGTATTCTCCAAATCAAGTATTAAAGATGGGTACTTCCACTGATTATGGAGTTTgcaaaggaaaaaggaaagatgGAATGTCCTGTACATCAGTCATAAATAA ACGCCAAGGGATATATTGCAGGTTTCACAAATCA AAAGCATCAGAGATATTTTCCACAAAGCGAACTGAGCTCAAGGGCGG GAACTTGAGAACAGCCTTTAGGGATCCTCTCAAGTCACAAGGCATTCACATAATCGACCCTTTAGCTGAcagaacaaataataaaaactctaGGCAGCCAGTGCAATTCCTATCTGTGGAAGGGCTTAAGAAGGCATTGAG TAATGCAGATAAGGTGACGACAAATACTTTCTCACAGGGCATCAGATTTCTTAATGAAATAACAG GGAAAATGAAAccaaaaaatttaactaaagTTTCTGCAACATCAAATCAACAAACGACTAACTCAGACAAGAG GAAATCATCTACATTGAAAGTGGGCGCAACAGTAATAGTGAAAAAGGAATCGGATGCAAAAAGAGCTAAAACAAATCAAGGGCAGGCTTCGGCAGATAATGCCAAACAGGGAACAGGAAAGATGATTGAATTAGATATCTATGGGTCTGATGAAGAAATATGA
- the LOC125370900 gene encoding uncharacterized protein LOC125370900: MRMLGHSLLPELQTQGQNHAGPWFTFDDLPPSKWKDKLSEFLAWIDLQMTLEGATLKKVLAEFVIRFTGSLRDWFQSQPEYTRLQFVTLPTLSAAVTILHNQFLGSYDLVIRQQKQEFFDRNCCSLKMKDLKKHYSAMSKLYYVIGGHDGDDTLKYTFIASLPDEIQPEVNNMIAATKRPVTSITLGEIWQFTLSSIKRLCDQQELFKRLSQRDLIVQKACNKNHLKIKCKAANCVCSNHKKKSGHHFQKYTRNNKKFREKNPKRFKYFRKKRNQGYKSDRCFVCKRKGHYAKNCLRNPEKSAKMIQQVSMSLSLPDSFEAEIESLLSKQEDLTP; this comes from the coding sequence ATGAGGATGCTCGGTCATTCTTTGCTCCCGGAGCTCCAAACCCAAGGTCAAAACCATGCGGGACCTTGGTTCACTTTTGATGACCTACCCCCGTCGAAATGGAAGGACAAGCTTTCCGAATTCttggcatggattgatcttcAGATGACCCTTGAAGGGGCCACACTCAAAAAGGTCCTTGCCGAATTTGTCATAAGATTTACCGGAAGCTTAAGAGATTGGTTTCAGTCCCAGCCTGAGTACACTAGGCTTCAATTTGTCACTCTGCCAACTCTATCAGCAGCAGTAACAATCCTCCATAACCAGTTTCTTGGGAGTTATGACCTTGTCATAAGACAGCAGAAACAAGAGTTCTTTGATCGAAATTGCTGTTCATTAAAAATGAAGGATCTGAAAAAGCACTATTCGGCTATGTCCAAACTCTACTATGTCATTGGAGGACATGATGGTGACGATACACTAAAGTATACCTTCATCGCTTCTCTGCCGGATGAAATACAACCTGAGGTCAATAATATGATTGCGGCAACAAAGAGACCAGTCACCTCTATTACACTTGGCGAAATCTGGCAATTCACACTCTCTTCCATTAAGAGACTGTGTGATCAACAAGAGTTATTCAAAAGGTTATCTCAAAGGGACTTGATAGTTCAAAAAGCTTGCAACAAAAACCACCTCAAGATTAAGTGCAAAGCCGCCAACTGCGTCTGTTCAAATCATAAGAAGAAGTCTGGACATCATTTCCAGAAATACACGCGCAACAACAAGAAGTTCAGGGAAAAGAACCCAAAGAGATTCAAATACTTCCGTAAGAAACGGAATCAAGGGTACAAGTCTGACAGATGTTTCGTCTGCAAAAGAAAGGGACACTATGCAAAAAATTGTCTTAGGAATCCAGAAAAGTCAGCAAAGATGATTCAACAAGTCAGCATGTCTTTATCTCTTCCAGACTCTTTTGAAGCGGAGATAGAATCTCTACTTTCGAAGCAAGAGGATCTTACCCCATAA